The Rheinheimera mangrovi genome contains the following window.
CTTTTTGGCGCAGCAGGCTGATAAGTTCGGCCTGAGTGGCAAGTTCTGCTGCTGTGGCCTGTAAAGTACCAGTCAGTTGACCTTTTAAAGTCCGCACTACGGCGAGTAATTGTGCCTGATCGGCACAGCTCACCAGCACAGAGACATGACCAAAGACTTCTTCCTGCAAATGTGGATTGGCTAAAAAGGCTTCGGCTGTGACTTTAAAGAGTTGAGCCTGAGTGCAGAAGCCTGCTTTATCGCCCACAGCTTCACCACTGCCAACCAGCTCAACACCGGATTGAGCGGCCAAATGCGCTGTCCCCTTTTGATAAGCCGCAGCTATGCCTTCATTCAGCATGACACCAGCTGGTACTTTGGCTAAAGCAGCGGATGCAGCAGCACAGAACCTGTCCAGCGCTGGGCTTTGAATCGCCACAGCCACACCAGGATTGACGCAAAACTGGCCCACCCCCAAAGTTAAAGAACCAACAAAACCAGCTGCTATCCCTTCGGCATTTTGATCCAGTGCTTGTGGCAACAGCACCACAGGGTTGACGCTACCCATTTCAGCAAACACAGGTATAGGTTCAGGTCTGTTATTGGCTAGCTGAAACAGCGCCATGCCCCCAGCTAAAGAGCCGGTAAAACCTACAGCTTTTACTTCTGGCGCAACCACCAGTTCAGAACCTACTTCTCGACCAGAACCCATGATCAGAGAGAATACGCCAGCAGGTAAACCGGCTTTTTGCACAGCTTTATGTAAAGCACGTGCGACCAGCTCACAAGTTCCGGGGTGTGAGTTATGACCTTTGACTATGACAGGGCACCCCGCAGCTAAAGCAGCAGCTGTATCACCACCAGCCACAGAAAAGGCCAGAGGAAAGTTACTGGCACCAAATACCACTACAGGGCCTATCGGCTGATTGGTATAACGCAAGTCAGGACGAGGTAAAGGCTGACGTTCAGGCAAGGCTGTATCAATACGAATATTCAGGTATTCACCAGAGCGGATAGAAGATGCAAATAAACGCAGCTGATTGACAGTGCGGGCACGTTCGCCTTCACCACGGGCTTTTGGATAACCTGTTTCCAATGCAACACGCTCTGGCAATACATCACCCAAAGCCATAATTTCATCGGCGCACAATTCTAAAAAGGCGGCACGCTGTTCAAGTGTCGTAGCCGCAAAAACCGGTGCAGCTGCTGCAGCGGCAGCCACAGCCTGATGCACCTGAGTTTTGCTGGCATAACTCATCACAGGTTCAATAAAAGCTGCAGCAGCTGGGTTGACCGCCTGGTACTGACCCGCTTCGCCTTGCACCCATTGCCCGTTAATCAGTTGTTGGCCTGTAATCATCATTGCTAAACCCTTGTTTACTCTTAAGTCATAAAAAGTGGTGGTAAAAAAAGCGGCTGAAACACTGCGTAAGCAATTAAATCC
Protein-coding sequences here:
- a CDS encoding aldehyde dehydrogenase (NADP(+)) produces the protein MMITGQQLINGQWVQGEAGQYQAVNPAAAAFIEPVMSYASKTQVHQAVAAAAAAAPVFAATTLEQRAAFLELCADEIMALGDVLPERVALETGYPKARGEGERARTVNQLRLFASSIRSGEYLNIRIDTALPERQPLPRPDLRYTNQPIGPVVVFGASNFPLAFSVAGGDTAAALAAGCPVIVKGHNSHPGTCELVARALHKAVQKAGLPAGVFSLIMGSGREVGSELVVAPEVKAVGFTGSLAGGMALFQLANNRPEPIPVFAEMGSVNPVVLLPQALDQNAEGIAAGFVGSLTLGVGQFCVNPGVAVAIQSPALDRFCAAASAALAKVPAGVMLNEGIAAAYQKGTAHLAAQSGVELVGSGEAVGDKAGFCTQAQLFKVTAEAFLANPHLQEEVFGHVSVLVSCADQAQLLAVVRTLKGQLTGTLQATAAELATQAELISLLRQKVGRLVVNNFPTGVEVCDAMMHGGPFPAATDARFTSVGTASIARFVRPICFQNYPAELLPPELQNANPWGLPRLVNGVKTNAAVDA